In Luteolibacter arcticus, one genomic interval encodes:
- a CDS encoding M16 family metallopeptidase — protein sequence MRNPAPLILSLILAAVAAIFLIRKPAPPPPPAAPPAASAADSTKPAGDAKPEPETPPTTVKTDTQVAEAAAKTWPQEQSDIPADPKARFGKLENGMRYLIYRNAEPPGRVSLRLHISAGSLMEAEDQRGLAHFLEHMVFNGSKNFTPEELIPKMQRLGIAFGAHVNAYTSFDETVYMLDLPETSEELMKLGFTIMRDFGDGAKLDAAEIDKERGVILSEKTSRDTVGYRLMEQQFAELLPGSLITKRFPIGTEDVIQKAPREKFVDLYTRFYTPERMTFVVVGDVKPDEIEQRIKDSFSSLTNPTEPGKNPDLGPIKPVEGLQAAVFSDKEVASTDLSLVSVRPFSRVPDSTTRRLSMLPLGLAHTAIGRRFERLAKQDGSAIANGSASRDELFNYAELGSFDVTVTDDRWQEALPILEQEFRRALEYGFTDAEIAEAKANVLNAYQQAVKTEPTRKSDSLATGIARSVNDGTVFSTPETDLEIALKGLDTATAETCHAAFREFWADQGLHLVLTTKEEPDNARATMLAIYEESRSKPVEAPEQKAAVAFGYTDFGPAGTLKSRKEVEDLGFSQLVLSNGVRVNLKKTDFEKGAIRLTTRIGSGKLTQPKDTPGLDFFASSVFDAGGLGKHSVDDLQQILAGRNVGTSFAIGDDAFTLGGKTTPEDLELQLQLMCAQLTDPGYREEALSQFKKAIPMIFQQLRHTPAGPQAEMESWLHGADTRWGVPDEAKLASYTLDDVRKWLAPALTKDYLELSIVGDYDESTLLPLLYKTFGALPARTEKKPDLAAARKITFPKGAAEKTFTYDSKIAQGTAMVIWKTEGLRGNTKLFRRLNLLGEILSDRLREEIREKLGASYSPNAGPSGSEGLDGYGYMAAECVGKAEDTKKLADTATEIANLLARNGTTDDELDRARKPMQATMEKMKRDNSYWLGTVLAQSQEDPTRIDLIRNRDADYASITAKELHDIAVKYLGQKHALKVLIHPEKKAEGQ from the coding sequence ATGCGAAATCCGGCACCCTTGATCCTCAGCCTGATCCTAGCCGCCGTGGCGGCGATTTTCCTGATCCGGAAACCAGCCCCGCCTCCCCCACCCGCGGCCCCGCCGGCCGCGTCCGCCGCCGACTCCACCAAGCCGGCAGGCGACGCCAAGCCGGAGCCCGAGACTCCGCCGACCACCGTCAAGACCGACACCCAGGTCGCCGAGGCCGCCGCGAAAACCTGGCCGCAGGAGCAGAGCGACATCCCCGCCGACCCGAAGGCCCGCTTCGGCAAGCTGGAGAATGGCATGCGCTACCTCATCTACCGGAATGCCGAGCCGCCGGGCCGCGTCTCGCTGCGCCTGCACATTTCCGCCGGCTCGCTCATGGAGGCGGAGGACCAGCGCGGCCTCGCCCACTTCCTGGAGCACATGGTCTTCAATGGCTCGAAGAATTTCACCCCGGAGGAGCTCATCCCGAAGATGCAGCGCCTCGGCATCGCCTTCGGTGCCCACGTGAATGCCTACACCTCCTTCGATGAAACGGTTTACATGCTTGATCTCCCGGAGACCTCCGAGGAGCTCATGAAGCTCGGCTTCACCATCATGCGCGACTTCGGCGATGGCGCGAAACTCGATGCCGCCGAGATCGACAAGGAGCGCGGCGTGATCCTCTCCGAGAAGACCAGCCGCGACACCGTCGGCTACCGCCTCATGGAGCAGCAGTTCGCCGAGCTCCTGCCCGGCTCGCTGATCACCAAGCGCTTCCCCATCGGCACCGAGGACGTCATCCAGAAGGCCCCGCGCGAGAAGTTCGTGGACCTCTACACCCGCTTCTACACGCCAGAGCGCATGACCTTCGTCGTGGTCGGCGATGTGAAGCCGGATGAAATCGAGCAGCGCATCAAGGACAGCTTCTCCTCCCTCACAAATCCCACCGAGCCCGGCAAGAACCCCGACCTCGGCCCGATCAAGCCGGTCGAGGGCCTGCAGGCTGCCGTCTTCTCGGACAAGGAAGTGGCCTCCACCGATCTCTCGCTGGTCTCCGTGCGCCCCTTCAGCCGCGTGCCGGACAGCACCACCCGCCGGCTTTCCATGCTGCCGCTCGGCCTCGCCCACACCGCCATCGGCCGGCGCTTCGAGCGCCTCGCGAAGCAGGATGGCTCGGCCATCGCCAATGGCAGCGCCAGCCGTGACGAGCTCTTCAACTACGCCGAGCTCGGCTCCTTCGATGTCACCGTCACCGACGATCGCTGGCAGGAGGCGCTGCCCATCCTGGAGCAGGAATTCCGCCGCGCGCTGGAATATGGCTTCACCGATGCCGAGATCGCCGAGGCCAAGGCCAACGTCCTGAATGCCTACCAGCAGGCCGTGAAAACCGAGCCGACCCGCAAGTCCGACTCGCTCGCCACCGGCATCGCCCGCTCGGTCAATGACGGCACTGTCTTCTCCACGCCGGAGACCGATCTGGAGATCGCGCTCAAAGGCCTGGATACCGCCACCGCGGAGACCTGCCATGCGGCCTTCCGCGAGTTCTGGGCGGACCAGGGACTGCACCTCGTGCTGACCACGAAGGAAGAGCCGGACAATGCCCGCGCCACCATGCTCGCCATCTACGAGGAGTCTCGTAGCAAGCCCGTCGAAGCCCCCGAGCAGAAGGCAGCGGTGGCCTTCGGCTACACCGACTTCGGCCCCGCAGGCACCTTGAAGTCGCGGAAGGAAGTCGAGGACCTCGGCTTCTCCCAGCTCGTCCTCTCGAATGGCGTGCGGGTGAACCTCAAGAAGACCGATTTCGAAAAGGGAGCCATCCGCCTCACCACCCGCATCGGCAGCGGCAAGCTCACCCAGCCGAAGGACACCCCGGGGCTGGACTTCTTCGCCAGCAGCGTCTTCGACGCCGGCGGCCTCGGGAAGCACTCGGTGGATGATCTCCAGCAGATCCTCGCCGGCCGCAATGTCGGCACCAGCTTCGCAATCGGCGACGACGCCTTCACCCTCGGCGGAAAGACCACGCCGGAGGATCTGGAACTCCAGCTCCAGCTCATGTGCGCCCAGCTCACCGACCCCGGCTATCGCGAGGAAGCGCTGTCGCAGTTCAAGAAGGCCATTCCGATGATCTTCCAACAGCTCCGCCACACCCCCGCCGGCCCGCAGGCCGAGATGGAGTCGTGGCTCCACGGAGCCGACACCCGCTGGGGCGTGCCGGATGAGGCAAAGCTCGCCAGCTACACCCTCGATGACGTCCGCAAGTGGCTCGCCCCCGCCCTCACCAAGGACTACCTTGAGCTCAGCATCGTCGGCGACTACGACGAGAGCACGCTGCTCCCTCTCTTGTACAAGACCTTCGGCGCGCTGCCCGCCCGCACCGAGAAGAAGCCCGACCTCGCCGCCGCACGCAAGATCACCTTCCCGAAGGGTGCCGCCGAGAAGACCTTCACCTACGACAGCAAGATCGCCCAAGGCACCGCCATGGTCATCTGGAAGACCGAGGGCCTGCGCGGGAACACCAAGCTCTTCCGCCGCCTCAACCTGCTCGGCGAGATCCTCAGCGACCGCCTCCGCGAGGAGATCCGCGAGAAGCTCGGCGCTTCCTACAGCCCGAATGCCGGCCCCAGCGGCTCCGAAGGCCTCGATGGCTACGGCTACATGGCCGCCGAGTGCGTCGGCAAGGCCGAGGACACCAAGAAGCTCGCCGACACCGCCACCGAGATCGCCAACCTGCTCGCCCGCAACGGCACCACCGATGACGAACTCGACCGCGCCCGCAAGCCCATGCAGGCCACGATGGAGAAGATGAAGCGCGACAACAGCTACTGGCTCGGCACCGTCCTCGCCCAGTCGCAGGAAGACCCCACCCGCATCGACCTCATCCGCAACCGCGATGCCGACTACGCCTCCATCACCGCCAAGGAACTCCACGACATCGCCGTCAAATACCTCGGCCAGAAGCACGCACTAAAAGTCCTCATCCACCCCGAGAAAAAGGCCGAAGGCCAGTAA